The Rhopalosiphum maidis isolate BTI-1 chromosome 2, ASM367621v3, whole genome shotgun sequence genome segment attattataactactaacattaaaacaaaagaataattaaaaaattagttttaacgtGGTTTGTATAggaaaatgttaatatgtaACACGGATAACTAGCAGCGCTCGGCGGTTTGAAGAACTACATCACTGTAACAAAATCTGACCGAAAATATCCCTTCCGACGCATAACCTGTTCTTTAAAATCGTGGTACCGGGTCTCTTGTTATTTTTCTGATAGTAGTGAGTCGTAAACACAAAGTACTCGATTTGGTTCCACATGAGCACatgcttatttaaattttattatttaataatattcataattcatattgtCATTTgccattttgttaataataacctattaattactttctagtttttactaataagttactattcaaaaatataatacgtttattgttaaaaaaactatttgaagcttaaaaattgtttttacattttcgaAAACCATGTCTGTAATGTTGGGTACTATTGATGAACATTCGATCACCGAGTCTTACAAATTTAGTAGTGCTTATTTTCCATCTAAAGTGGGTGGAAAACCAGCTTGGTTAGATTTGTTTAGTATTCCAGAAGCAAGTGAGCTTGTCTGTTTGAAGTGTAATATTCCTCTAGTTTTCTTGTGTCAATTGTATGCACCAATTAATGAACAAAATTGTTTCCATCGAACTTTGTTTGTGTTCTATTGCAATGAGTGCAAAGATGGAAGAACATTTGCCGTATTCAGGTCTCAGCTATATAGAATAAATGAATTCTATCCAGATGAACCAGCTGAACCTGAAGATGAAAATGTTTCACCTGTTATGTGtggaataaaattatgtaaagtaTGTATTCATATAGTATCCTAATGTATccacatatttttgatttaatttttattgtgttatataaaatgtccatttaatttaaaggtaTGCGGATGCAAGGCGACAGcggaatttgaaaatatttattgcagttcacaccataaaaatattgatttaaataaagaattgAGAGACaagtaatgtattaaatatttattgattgacTTTTTTGATCTAagcattttatcataatatacctatttaccaTTTAGATTCATTGTGGTGTTACCAGAATATATCATCAATGAAGTTTCAGATGAAAGTTCAGAAAATTCATCATTGAATAGCAATGATGATGATAGTGATTGTAGTGAAAATACTAATGAGGAGGCTCATATTCCAAAAGGATCTCTGCAAGGTATTGATTATTTCAGTGGCGCATCCAGGGGAAAAGTTAGGTGGTTGTAATTTGTAACCACAGATCcccaaaaatgttaaataataaaaaaattgtcattaattaatcattttcagaatttttaGAACAAAATGTGTTCCCCAGGTTAGGGCTcatttagattaaatttaatgatatattgacATGACCTAAATCATGGAAACTTCagagttaattaaattttaaattgattctagcgacaatgtttttaaaaataatttagaaactactaaaaataatactacttaCCTCAgtccattaattaaaaacaaaataatataaattggctATCAATTAATTCTTAAACATTTGTTAGCCAActttaataaatctaaattgttTACCATTTTTGCTGATGAAAAGACAGATATTTCTAACAAAGAACAAATGCTATTATGTGTTCCTTGTGTTAACTAAAACGCAAATAAAATTAGAGTCAACTtcgtaaatctaaaatatgtcATAAAAAGGATTatcttatgttatatttaaaagtattattgacTTTGgactaaatactaaatatttaactgagCAAGGGTACAATTGAGTAGCATATATAACGGTTTACATAACCTTATTTGCGATGAATATTCTAGTGCAGTAGTTCCTAAcctttttttagttgtatgaaccaccaattttgtaaaacaaatcTTTAAGGCCCTCTAATGACTAAAAcaatacctatatggctatatacatttatatataatatataagttagtaatgttaatattatgtggtcCATGAATTAGAAACTGCTGTTCTAGTgtcttttatttacattgtagtgtgtattgtttaatttaagctTTAAGTTTTATCTTTTAAGTCCTAGAAGTAAGAAATTGTATGAGTACTATACAATGTGTTAGTACTTTTTATGATTAACCCTTTCACTGTTATGGACGCACATATGCGTCTTATGTAAACGACTTTGGTGTGCTATGGATGCACATACGTGtcctatcattttaaaaatcaacaaaagcTGTTATCaataatgtgataatattattaaatggtaaataattaGACGAATCCAaaaagacaataaaaaaaaaaatgtatgataattattaaaaaagttataagcaaaaatatttatttgattatccaGGGTTCCCAAATTGTCATTATttgattaactaaaataatagtttattattgactatttgggAACCAATCACTaacttaattaactaatatctGCTAAAAAAGTTactagaaaatttattttttattgatagttattatttgaactataaccatatttaaaacaatacgaaaaaaaatattaaaaaataaaatataatcccaGCACAGTGCTGTGAACtgggaaaaaataattcaatagggAAAGGgttaaaaataccaaatatttCCACAgactaatcaatttaaaattaaaaatttttgtgCAACTTGATGGGTCAATCACCATGATGCAGTTATACTATTTGAAGAACTTCAATCAGTCATTTTACATGCactagataaaattatactttgaaCAGATTCTGACACTTCTATTTCTGAAAGTTATCTTTTTACTGTGataagacattttaatttttaaacagatttatctattttagtgaaaatattttcttcgtAGTTAATATCTTCAAACAGAAAATCTTGTTTTAAAACTACACTAAAAGCTGTACTTAATGACtaatgttcaaaataatatttaggatattaaagaaaattgtGATATAgtttcaacaataaattaattttatcagtaataactgaaaaatttgacattattattagtttgccACGTTAATGTTAATCAGATAAtccagaatattttttgaaagttagttttaatttaattgatttatcaaGGTTCCgctgtgtatatttataattttttaaaaaaatacatatttacatattttaacttgtataattgttataaaatagtaataaacttttaatttatgattataataaaaaacacacaaaattcaaaacaatttcgttagttacattttttcacTCCCCTCCCCCTAAAAAAAACCTGGATACACCatggaatatttaatttatgttttggcttattatttcttaatttatctTATGTTTCACGTAGATATGGATGGTTTAGATGAAGCTTTGTTAGAAATGGCTTATGGAGGTGACAaagatgataaatattttgagaagtttaaaaaatcaatatcttCAGTTCCTGaacaaattattaggtatgttaaaatatttatataaatagctaagaatattaatttgaattaaccattaaaaacattataggtACAACCGTTTAGAGTCACCATTGTGGATCTGTTCTAAAAGCATTCCCGAGACTAATGATATACCATCTTGCCAATATTGTGGTAATCAAAGAAGTTTTGAGTTTCAAGTATGTTAAGTCTAAACTAAATTAcctataaagttttaaattattattttatcatatttttagataatgcCACAAATTTTATCCTACTTAAAATTGCCAGAATCTTCAACTCAAGAATCATTCAACTTCGGTGTTTTAGCCGTCTATACTTGTCCTAAAAGTTGCGATCctggtcaaaaatataaaaaagaatttttgtGGGAACAGTGTCcactatgataaaataaatgattattttataagaataattcatattcacaaagataattttctttactttaactgtttatgatgtatgtgcatgtatgtatacaaatctAGATTTGTGAATAAATTTTCTGaagtaatttgatattatttttggaaatccaggtttatttattttgataatcaatttttctcaattataatgtaagatatattatagccACAACATATTAATCTTATTacttgtaaattgttattgtctCAGAGTAAGGTATTATAATGGGTTTGTAATTTGATTATGTGATTAATAAAAGCTGTATGGTGTTTAGTACTAATAAaaccaatgaaatattttgtgtacacTGAGCTTCTTCaggaagtaattaaaattgtaaaactaaactactatattatattagtctaataaacatttaaattttaacaaaatgtctTTCACTTTTGGTCTCAGGCTCCAACCAATCAAAcagtaaaaaactataaaccataatcaaaaaaataccgtaacttgttatatttattagtctaTGTTTAACTAAGTTTTGAACCGATACGGCGATACGTAGCAACAGTATCAATAATACTAAAcagtaaacttaaaaatagatatagatattattaaaatattaataactgtatttaattaaaatttatataccatGTACCATGacataacataaattttattttagtgcaGCTGTATACTACTATAGcgtttacattatacattatacaacactcaaatatctatagaaaatattttgaaaatcttatGTGCCACTGTTACTGCTTAGGCTGCTACCTAGCGGTGAAAATCACAGAAGCAAGAAACattttgttgataaattaatgattgcattgataatatataatgttgatAAGTGACTTGTGATAATGTATATTCAAACATGTGCTTAACTGTttgatagttattagttaatacttGTAGTTAGTACCTAGTTAATTCTTACTAGTTAGTGGTTTGCTAGttgattattaagtattaacgaCCAAATGAGTAAGTTACttactgtattttaattttaatttattggtttgttgtgtatatttttatgacataaGGTATGtagtatacaattgtattcTAATTTCAaacttgatttatatttatatagagcAATATAATTAGTGAAATAATGGAAGAAGAAGTAATCCAGCCAGATTTTAGtgaacaaactaaaaaattgcTTAAAGATATCAAGTCTGGTATCTTGGAAGCCAAAGAATCGACGAATAAGATTATTAACAAACAGTTTGATGCATCTAAAGGCATAAGTTTATTAGATGTAAAGTGTCATACATTGttgagttatataaataatttgacttttattatattaaaaaaatgcaaatttcaatctattaaaaatgacCCAACAATTGAACGCCTTGTTGAACAGCGAACTGTTCTAGAACGTATAAGGCctcttgaatttaaaatgaaataccaAATCGATAAGCTTGTTAAAACAGCATTATCTGGTTCCGTTGATCCTAATGATCCAGATCGGTTTCGTGCAACTATTGATGGACTAGCAGATGCTGAAGAAGATCATATAGAAGATGAAGAGTCTGATAATGATGAAGCTGGTCATCACAAATCAAAAAAAGTTAAGGATGG includes the following:
- the LOC113554095 gene encoding programmed cell death protein 2, with product MSVMLGTIDEHSITESYKFSSAYFPSKVGGKPAWLDLFSIPEASELVCLKCNIPLVFLCQLYAPINEQNCFHRTLFVFYCNECKDGRTFAVFRSQLYRINEFYPDEPAEPEDENVSPVMCGIKLCKVCGCKATAEFENIYCSSHHKNIDLNKELRDKFIVVLPEYIINEVSDESSENSSLNSNDDDSDCSENTNEEAHIPKGSLQDMDGLDEALLEMAYGGDKDDKYFEKFKKSISSVPEQIIRYNRLESPLWICSKSIPETNDIPSCQYCGNQRSFEFQIMPQILSYLKLPESSTQESFNFGVLAVYTCPKSCDPGQKYKKEFLWEQCPL
- the LOC113554096 gene encoding neuroguidin, whose product is MEEEVIQPDFSEQTKKLLKDIKSGILEAKESTNKIINKQFDASKGISLLDVKCHTLLSYINNLTFIILKKCKFQSIKNDPTIERLVEQRTVLERIRPLEFKMKYQIDKLVKTALSGSVDPNDPDRFRATIDGLADAEEDHIEDEESDNDEAGHHKSKKVKDGVYVAPKVTAVPYDGDESRAVKKQKLLERAKKRALQSSVMQELREEYADTPVEVQINTVGLKNKQSKYDYERQKYEEDYFTRLPVTKKDKHRAKQLSSITLGKLGKEVTHFEDISALGGNFSEKSGNKRKKKFKGKNLKKKRKF